From Uloborus diversus isolate 005 chromosome 8, Udiv.v.3.1, whole genome shotgun sequence, a single genomic window includes:
- the LOC129228382 gene encoding synaptogyrin-1-like, translating into MNGGVGGAYGSGKAGSGTDPISLLLKPHVILRLLCWVFSIVVFGCIGSEGWLKDKCLYNNDTNACNFGTGIGVIAFLGSLGLLLTDIMFNNISSIKVRRRVVIADMAFSAGMSFMWFVTFCYLSDSWRKAPYPKDGYGVNNLRGAIAFSFFSIFVWAGCIFFAYQRYRQGADTAFMTSGFEGEAGMPGGAPYTSYPDGPEMNEGYQEPPFSSQKDMAPGGPGFQQQAY; encoded by the exons ATGAACGGTGGAGTTGGTGGTGCCTACGGTTCTGGAAAAGCCGGATCGGGAACAGATCCTATAtctcttttattaaaaccacatgtGATTTTAAGACTTTTGTGCTGG GTTTTTTCTATAGTTGTGTTTGGATGCATAGGGTCAGAAGGATGGTTGAAAGACAAATGCCTGTACAACAACGATACAAATGCTTGCAATTTTGGAACAGGAATAGGCGTAATAGCCTTTTTAGGAAGTTTGGGTCTTCTACTGACAGATATAATGTTCAACAATATTTCCAGTATCAAGGTTCGTAGGCGAGTGGTTATTGCCGACATGGCTTTTTCAG CCGGTATGAGTTTCATGTGGTTTGTGACATTTTGTTACTTGAGTGATTCTTGGAGAAAAGCCCCTTATCCTAAAGATGGATATGGTGTAAACAACTTGAGGGGTGCTATTGCCTTcagtttcttttcaatttttgtttgg GCCGGTTGCATTTTCTTTGCATACCAACGCTATCGTCAGGGTGCAGACACTGCATTCATGACCAGTGGTTTCGAGGGTGAGGCAGGCATGCCAGGGGGCGCCCCTTACACAAGTTACCCCGATGGACCCGAAATGAACGAGGGTTATCAGGAGCCACCCTTCTCGAGCCAAAAGGACATGGCGCCAGGTGGACCCGGGTTCCAACAGCAggcttattaa